The proteins below are encoded in one region of Paenibacillus albus:
- a CDS encoding LPD38 domain-containing protein produces the protein MAESYYEKRRRELGIGGQTSAVPKESEPSSELSYYERRRMELGLQKDTRPVVDKPDLGTQRVNMNEQRMKDMGPTEHVPSVVEKQQQPRASITNHNSNSQQAFSPKGSVKGQLNAPVLHYENTVPSRKEWLEQEAAAREKQLAGAPEFVKDIDRFIGKGIDNVQAYTPGLADFQKGAAITQGVEAETAPTTGGYLGKAANFVGQLAGGAVNPAALEQSAATGADRIATGALQQLAPSANAFVQRLAGNAVEGAAQNVANTMAVGHASARDIAEATALGGLGGAAFETLFTGLGRLREGGFTTPSETSAAEQQLALPLGREDAARARGVNAPGTDPIATPYTFELPEGNLRTAAAKVNADNGRAALADIDNQIRMHESSYDKAVNVEYEFLKSSLSNREGVTQGGITRNPTGEVTGRYGRHSNNPVWYQEWYAANGKKPSNKELYQLAQERVDKGFRDEQGDVLGWRQQTDYDGTLQALQQTREQLLHSVRELDPALHVTDASLASKELMFSRPAAPQPKPEPESKTESKIDGLVSQYHEADRVMQELEAKYSSNPSASMEPQDYKAMAEAMSTRSTLADEINKFLHSAELPEGVQGRVAGGVREANAGMHEAARAATPPDSPLERSDETQALFGRKAQANSGQSSATPRKTISRTGLANSFRKNLRLTIDTGRMGVSKQQVAGIYKVKPEVIRTGTHGDYETLAHEAGHHFTKKLDLKQDPTLEHELTHMMDTQKVHDYKQYPQNQWFDEGIAEYFRTYLSNPDQARQLAPRFTSLLESKLPHKLRKGIGRVQRDVKTWIDQGDYHRAQGKFDFDSGGKIKKFNWSRFYTAAVDDLHPFAMLEKALTGSIAVGKKSLYKMARLSRGTAERAKMAVTRGIFDDNGQKLSDGLQSIVQPLEKIDMNEKDLSTYLAVKHAVDLRRMGKETPFTPNEMAEVLNRWDDDQTVQQVHKQIMKYNNALLDILQQAGIVSQQSVREMRTKYPNYVPFLRHFDDDELAGFKEGGFGAASPFANITKPIRKMSADGSDRTIINPLESMIQNTFRAMDAAAKNKVGLNLAELAKVDGAGAWVEALETTMPNGFKKAGAASPKEHIITVYENGQKQSYKIRDPELYSAMLSLDKESTNAVIKFLGGAAGMLRGGATLTPEFIVRNAFRDVASAIINSSKYGFNPFDFFKGFYHVVTKSDVFDKFVNSGGAMSTMMALDRNANREAMEEVFRKTMKDKVMNVVTNPAELAKWLSMYRPAQKTISLLRKGAEISELSTKVGAFDKVLNKTGDIDEAAYTARDLMDFNRAGSSIRQANRTIAFLNASIQGTDKMVRAFKESPASFITRAFTTMVLPAAAVYFWNRYRLSEEEHAAYENIPRYQKDNFLILGIPGTGKFVRIPKPFETGMLFATSTERMLDWIHDHDKQAFDDYGRSTLQSFTPPMMFTALAPLLEGITNYSFFRDAPIVPQGEQRFEKKDQYGVYTSEVSKDIGRFLDKVGLGDSNFSSPRIIDNTIQGYTAGLGQYGVDAADSGIKAATGRKTTPLPAKEWNEQPVLRSFFSSTAGGGQVREDFYDKWNKLSKEKESAEFNEVNFEDAAEYKHMKHYQKEISKLQKQYKAILQDKSINSVSKRSQLDILDDRMNEAAKEALGR, from the coding sequence GTGGCTGAATCCTATTATGAAAAACGCCGACGCGAATTAGGTATCGGTGGACAAACTTCTGCAGTTCCGAAGGAGAGTGAGCCCTCCTCGGAGCTTTCTTATTATGAGCGCCGGCGCATGGAACTCGGATTGCAGAAGGATACGCGTCCTGTTGTCGATAAGCCGGATCTCGGTACACAGCGGGTTAACATGAATGAACAACGAATGAAAGATATGGGGCCCACAGAGCATGTTCCTTCAGTCGTTGAGAAGCAACAGCAGCCGAGAGCGAGCATCACGAACCACAACTCGAATTCACAGCAGGCTTTCTCTCCTAAAGGGAGCGTTAAGGGGCAGCTAAATGCTCCTGTTCTGCATTATGAGAATACCGTCCCGAGCAGGAAAGAATGGCTTGAGCAGGAAGCGGCAGCGCGTGAGAAACAGCTCGCAGGCGCTCCAGAATTCGTGAAAGATATTGATCGCTTCATCGGCAAGGGAATTGATAACGTCCAAGCGTATACACCAGGGCTTGCTGATTTTCAGAAAGGTGCTGCTATAACACAGGGGGTAGAGGCGGAGACAGCGCCAACTACAGGTGGATATTTGGGGAAAGCAGCTAATTTTGTTGGTCAGCTTGCGGGCGGTGCTGTTAATCCTGCCGCCTTGGAGCAGAGTGCCGCGACTGGAGCTGATCGTATTGCCACAGGCGCGCTTCAGCAATTAGCGCCGTCGGCTAATGCCTTCGTGCAACGGTTGGCTGGCAATGCTGTTGAAGGTGCTGCGCAGAACGTAGCGAACACTATGGCTGTAGGTCACGCGTCGGCACGGGATATTGCGGAAGCGACAGCGCTGGGTGGACTCGGCGGAGCGGCATTCGAAACTCTATTCACAGGATTAGGTAGGCTGAGAGAGGGAGGCTTCACGACTCCTTCTGAAACTTCGGCAGCTGAGCAGCAGCTTGCCTTGCCGTTAGGTCGAGAAGATGCAGCTCGAGCGCGCGGGGTTAATGCTCCGGGAACTGATCCTATCGCAACGCCTTACACATTCGAACTGCCGGAAGGCAACCTCCGGACGGCAGCTGCAAAGGTGAACGCGGACAACGGGCGCGCCGCTCTCGCCGACATCGATAATCAGATCCGCATGCATGAGTCGAGCTATGACAAGGCAGTCAATGTCGAATATGAATTCCTTAAATCGAGTCTTAGCAATCGCGAAGGTGTAACACAGGGCGGTATAACCCGAAACCCAACTGGCGAAGTGACTGGTCGCTATGGCAGGCATTCGAATAACCCCGTCTGGTATCAGGAGTGGTACGCTGCTAACGGAAAGAAACCATCGAACAAAGAACTCTACCAGCTTGCACAGGAGCGAGTAGACAAAGGATTTCGCGATGAGCAAGGGGACGTGCTTGGCTGGCGCCAACAGACGGATTATGATGGTACGCTTCAAGCTCTCCAGCAGACGCGGGAGCAACTGTTACATTCGGTTCGCGAACTGGATCCTGCATTGCATGTCACAGATGCGTCGCTTGCTTCGAAGGAACTGATGTTTAGCCGGCCCGCCGCGCCGCAACCAAAGCCTGAGCCTGAATCAAAGACTGAATCAAAGATTGACGGTCTCGTTAGCCAGTACCACGAAGCAGATCGAGTCATGCAGGAACTTGAAGCGAAATATTCGAGTAATCCTAGTGCTTCAATGGAACCACAAGACTATAAGGCCATGGCAGAAGCGATGAGCACACGATCTACACTTGCTGATGAAATCAATAAGTTTCTTCACAGTGCAGAACTTCCGGAAGGTGTACAAGGCCGTGTTGCTGGCGGTGTTCGGGAAGCAAATGCCGGAATGCACGAAGCTGCTCGTGCTGCTACACCTCCCGATTCACCACTGGAGAGGTCTGACGAGACACAGGCTCTCTTTGGTCGAAAGGCTCAAGCAAACAGCGGACAATCGAGCGCTACTCCGAGGAAGACCATCTCGCGAACAGGACTCGCGAACAGCTTCCGAAAGAACCTAAGATTAACGATTGATACTGGACGCATGGGGGTTTCGAAGCAGCAGGTTGCCGGCATCTATAAGGTGAAGCCGGAGGTCATCCGCACGGGAACTCACGGAGATTACGAAACGCTTGCTCACGAAGCTGGGCACCATTTCACAAAGAAGCTTGATTTGAAACAAGATCCAACGCTGGAGCACGAGCTAACGCACATGATGGATACTCAGAAGGTCCACGACTACAAGCAGTACCCACAGAATCAGTGGTTTGATGAAGGAATTGCGGAATACTTCCGAACATACCTATCGAATCCCGATCAAGCGCGGCAACTTGCTCCGAGATTCACTTCACTTTTAGAGTCTAAGCTCCCGCACAAGTTACGGAAAGGTATTGGCAGGGTTCAGCGTGATGTGAAAACATGGATCGACCAAGGTGATTATCACCGCGCGCAGGGGAAGTTTGACTTTGACAGTGGAGGGAAGATAAAAAAATTCAATTGGAGTCGATTCTATACGGCAGCGGTTGATGATCTTCATCCCTTTGCGATGCTTGAAAAGGCACTGACCGGATCTATCGCTGTCGGAAAGAAGTCGCTTTATAAGATGGCCCGGCTGAGCCGCGGCACTGCTGAACGTGCAAAGATGGCTGTGACACGAGGGATCTTCGATGACAATGGGCAGAAGTTAAGTGACGGACTGCAAAGCATTGTTCAGCCTCTGGAGAAAATCGACATGAACGAGAAGGATCTATCGACTTATTTGGCTGTGAAGCACGCAGTTGACTTGCGCCGAATGGGGAAGGAGACGCCGTTCACTCCGAACGAGATGGCCGAGGTGCTTAATCGTTGGGACGACGATCAGACGGTGCAACAGGTTCACAAGCAGATCATGAAGTACAACAACGCGTTACTTGATATTCTTCAGCAGGCAGGGATCGTCTCACAACAATCCGTTCGGGAGATGCGGACGAAGTATCCGAACTATGTTCCGTTCCTCCGTCATTTCGATGATGATGAGCTTGCAGGATTTAAGGAAGGCGGATTCGGAGCTGCCAGTCCATTCGCGAATATTACAAAGCCTATACGGAAGATGAGTGCGGATGGATCTGATCGAACAATAATTAACCCGTTAGAATCAATGATTCAGAATACGTTTCGCGCAATGGATGCCGCAGCCAAAAATAAGGTTGGACTTAACCTAGCAGAGCTGGCAAAAGTGGATGGCGCAGGGGCATGGGTGGAAGCGTTGGAAACTACAATGCCGAATGGGTTCAAGAAAGCAGGAGCAGCATCGCCGAAGGAACATATTATCACGGTTTATGAGAATGGCCAGAAGCAATCATACAAAATTCGTGATCCAGAGCTGTATAGCGCTATGCTCTCCCTGGATAAAGAATCGACAAATGCTGTCATTAAGTTCTTGGGCGGAGCTGCCGGCATGCTTCGAGGCGGGGCGACGCTGACACCGGAATTCATTGTCCGCAATGCCTTCCGCGATGTGGCGAGCGCCATTATCAACAGCAGCAAATACGGATTTAATCCTTTTGATTTCTTCAAGGGATTCTACCACGTCGTTACTAAATCCGATGTTTTCGATAAATTCGTGAATTCTGGCGGGGCTATGAGTACGATGATGGCGTTGGACCGTAACGCGAACCGCGAAGCAATGGAAGAGGTCTTCCGTAAAACAATGAAGGACAAGGTGATGAACGTTGTAACGAATCCGGCGGAGCTCGCGAAGTGGCTTTCAATGTACCGCCCGGCGCAGAAAACGATTAGCCTGCTGCGGAAAGGAGCGGAGATTTCCGAGCTTAGCACGAAGGTGGGCGCGTTCGACAAGGTTTTGAATAAGACGGGAGATATCGACGAGGCCGCTTATACCGCTCGTGATCTTATGGATTTCAATCGAGCCGGCAGTTCTATCCGGCAGGCGAACCGTACCATCGCCTTTCTGAATGCTTCCATTCAAGGAACGGATAAGATGGTCCGAGCTTTCAAGGAAAGCCCTGCTTCGTTTATAACACGGGCATTTACTACGATGGTGCTGCCAGCTGCTGCGGTGTATTTCTGGAATCGTTATCGACTATCGGAAGAGGAGCACGCAGCGTACGAGAACATTCCGCGCTATCAAAAGGACAACTTCCTGATTCTTGGTATTCCCGGTACAGGAAAGTTCGTACGGATTCCCAAGCCATTCGAGACAGGCATGCTGTTTGCGACTTCGACAGAACGAATGTTGGATTGGATACACGACCACGACAAGCAAGCATTTGATGACTACGGCCGTTCGACGCTGCAATCGTTCACGCCACCGATGATGTTCACAGCTCTCGCGCCATTGCTCGAAGGAATAACGAACTACTCCTTCTTCCGCGATGCACCGATCGTTCCGCAAGGGGAGCAACGCTTCGAAAAGAAAGACCAGTACGGCGTCTACACAAGCGAAGTATCGAAGGACATCGGAAGATTTCTGGATAAGGTCGGGCTGGGGGATTCGAACTTCTCAAGCCCGCGAATCATTGATAATACGATTCAGGGATACACGGCTGGTCTTGGACAATACGGTGTGGATGCTGCTGACAGTGGAATCAAAGCCGCAACTGGTCGGAAGACAACTCCGCTGCCGGCGAAGGAATGGAACGAGCAGCCGGTTCTACGTTCTTTCTTCTCCAGCACAGCTGGCGGAGGACAGGTACGTGAGGACTTCTACGACAAGTGGAATAAGCTCAGTAAGGAGAAGGAGTCAGCGGAGTTTAACGAGGTTAATTTTGAGGATGCGGCAGAGTATAAGCATATGAAACACTACCAGAAGGAGATCTCGAAGCTGCAGAAGCAGTACAAGGCAATCCTCCAGGATAAATCTATCAATTCTGTCTCTAAGCGCTCGCAGTTAGACATTCTCGATGATAGAATGAATGAAGCAGCGAAAGAAGCGCTTGGAAGGTAG